The genomic region CAATCGATAAATCATAGGATAAAGCCAACTTTTATCATACTCAACCATCCGTCAACACAAATCTGATACTGAAGTCGTATTTTCAAATCATGGATCTTTTTGAATATCCGCTACAAAGAAACCACACTCTTGATCTAGAGCACGCATGTCATTTGATGAAAAGTCTAAAGGATAATATTTCACAGCGAGTTTGCACACATCTTCACTTTTGAATGCTCGAAAATTGTGACGTGCATCAAATGAAGCGCCAAGAGTCAGAATCTCCTTAGAACTATCCATAAATCTGGTATCATGTTCTTCCACGTGAAAGTCTATCACAACATTAAGTATGTCAAAACGATAATAATGTTCATTTGTTATATCCTTTTCAGAGCTTCTCATCCTTTTCTTGTAAGGAGCCGATATATCTGGCATACAAATATCATGCTCAGAACAAAATGCTTTAACCTTCTCAATCAGCTTATCCAAGCCATTTTCTCTCATATCTTTAAGTTTCTCTTTCGTAATCACAAGAGAGTGTAGCGCATTCAATATATCAGTGTCTTTTCTTTGCAGTGCTTGACATAAAAAATCGTTATTTTTCATGATATCATGCATCATATGTAAACAAAAcacaaaatcaaatttttttCAGAGCCTTACCGACCGCCTTAGCTTCTCCTCGCACTTTGTCTATTCCATTCAAATATAAATCAGCAATAGTTGATCGGGTAGATGTAAACAACTTAATAAGACTTGAAATAGAGCGTAAATGTGAACCCCAACGAGTAGCTCCTGCCCTTTGCAAAGTGGTTGCTTGATTTTTTCCCGACCCCGTCTTAAGAGTACCAGCAGCCACTAATTCCGAGATTTCTTCTTCTCAAAGAGCTTTTAACATAGAATGTCTTTTAACGGAAGAAACGACAAAGTTCACAATCATAGTGAGAGTAGAAAAAAATTGCCACAATTCAGGCACGCCTTTAGCCGGAGCAATTAAAGACAATTGTAACCGATGAGCAAAACAGTGCACATAATACGCATATGGACATTCTCTTTGAAACAAAGCTTGCAAGCCATTAAATTGACCACGCATATTATTTGCATCATCATATCCTTGACCTCGTATATTTTATAATTGAAGGTTATATTGAGTAAAAGCCTTTACTATTTCATTCATTAGAGTTTGAGAACAACTGTCAGTAACCTTAACAACCTTGAAAAATCGTTCTCTAAGTAATCCTTCACGATCAACAAACCGGAGAATTATTTCCATCTGCTCCTTATTTGACACGTCAAGAGCTTCATCAACAAGAATTGCAAATTTAGCATCTCCTATTTCATCACGAATCATAGCACGAACTTTGTTGGCAAGAATATTTGCAATTTTCTTTTGAATCGTTGGACAAGTATACTTGGCATTTCCTGGACCATAGTCTGTTACCATTTTAATCTCATTATCCAAGCCTCTGAAAACATCCAATACTGCATCAAAATTTCCACCATTGAGAGAAGTAACCGATTCATCATGACCTCTAAAAGAACATCCTTGGCGTGCCAACAACCTTACAACCTCAATAGTAGCAACAAGACGAAGTCGGTTTCTTGCTATTTCTTGTGTGgatatgaaggaaaagtagatctatatactcaacatactcatatatgtattaggttaatttaatcataaaattaattggtgatcttatgcatgcaaactataaacaatataaagaagaaatctttatcttacattggaatttcggtttataagggcacaagagagatctccttctctcttgttctcgtgctttcctcaatggatgaacaaagatccaagtataggatctctcccaaagtataatacccaaggcacactcttaataaaattaatattatctataCTAGAACAACATTAATTTTGtgataaaaattgacccaaaaatatttggtttttggactcttaaaaccggttaagaggagaagaagaagaagaaaatattttatctctctaaaatatttttgatgaatgaatattgaatgaatgaataacaaAATCATTTTGtatatattaggtaaaataagaggaaaaacgaaagtggtttttcctctcaaaaaaccgggtggaagggggattagagggagccaataCATGCAAGAGTtggtcttcacaatgacaactaggtgtgcatggctagacaattagggtaatcattatgcttaccactcaaataataaacacaatattatcctaaatCCACCCTTAATTTTGGTACActttagataatatggactccatattatctttgtcaaaatgtcaatttgtcttatgtctcatgtcatatgttaacataaatttgttatgtatttttaacatattaaaaatcaacgtattaataaaatacgtcatatacaaaatcgacttagtaattcataattacttgtaccaaaatattttacaaattataaataacaataatttgtatttataataattcattcaattttaattgtttctttaaacaataatttcatctgagtaatgaaacaatttaattactcagaccgtatctcatttaatcaaatttcaatgagacacgtaaatattacttccaaaatcgtccgtcaattttaaatgatttaattgactcgtaacgttatacgatcaattaatttattaattaagggtgttgccctttaggtatgccctaggggatcaactgatcaccaccgtcgcacgacagtaatgtcaaactctagtcagccaatcattaccgatatgtgtggaccagttgacagtaaaatattacttcccaattgtattctttataatgagacttaaacatgtgatcgtcatgatcaacagttgtgatcgcattattgtcggaggacacatattccaacaatctcccacttgtcctcgacaagtgtacgtcaccaattctcttgtcctattactatctcccactcaatgcaaggtgtctttcaggtcgtacttgcaagtgatcatatcgagagtggtttcctcgatctggagaataactgatagaccggatttatccaccatggatacattccgagcgtggccacgcatttctagttcattactcctcgagtggccctgacatattgttataaccctgactaggggtggacaattcctatcgcactcattcccttcaactagccacagccatcataacccaaaatatgcccatttgaccccatttacgaaggtcgtagtaacacaaatcaaagtcaatcaaatctgtgccatcttaggcgaatagtctttagtcaaaagaatcgactcatttgaatactatagcagctctcgccacgaccaggctatataaatttgccagaactctataagcggtcattaggcccgacaaaaagttcctaacagtctgcctatgtgatcgactagtcatctcacatgactttatggtacttgaacttgccatcaatcgcatcacactctagtcacttcgagacgtcacctcatacaagtaactatgggcaaatacaatgttaatccgtgttcacttaaacggggttcaattgtctctacaacccgttggatgtaacaaagtataaggtgagttaataataactcaaacgacaaatgtcgacatcacactcgggtagtcaatacaagattacaaccttgtgatgcatatcgtaagtctgtaaacacttgttgatttcaatagaagtttaacatgttacgtgtccatgtgttcaaacttcttaatcgtattatcctttacattcatgttatcactcatagcatgaaccttaccaagtacacatcaaggttcccgaccttggtttcggttcttcatcttgaaagaacttccttatcgattatcacattacggacgaatttgtggtgaatgatataacttgtactgatcaagtgctccatccacacacaatgcactaggtatatgttttgtagagtcttgcaacaatctgtcaagatgattagtctagcacttctcacaagtcctagcatattaggaaagattagttttgagcaacttcttattcaactaagtatctttccaaacttcttatttctccttttagcttgaaaggcttaagattctcataaatccttacatgtgctcggattttcattaatatgtgcaacctcttgtcacataacagagcattctatcaaacaccgaaatcgctcatcggattctacttgagaattcatgacgtttctattatggcttaccaatgaatcatcatgctcttatgcatatgattcaccattggacatgtgcatgattattctaatggcggaaacattagttactaatgatCATGATATCAACCgctcttaggttcaatgaacgaccatgactactaatggcaattccaatttcatttacatgaataacctatgtgtatgttgataagatgtgtatttcttaatactaatccaatatttcttgatgtaattggattcatcatagtccatattcatccagaattgaaaactcaaatacttctttgtgaaagaagatattagctcgtcattcctaatgagtaatgagttgtaaacattcaaaggatgatagctcccactaaattccatgtcttcacatgataatttctaaactcccacttaattccacatgtttcaaaattgattactcaatcgaaaacatttcaaaattggaatgtatgttgctttgcaaagttattaagatgaagccatatatgttcccatcatatcctttcaaaattcctattttgaagaggtctcatcttatccttatggaaagagattttaatctctaattcgttcatgtcataatgatacgtagcaatgtcattgtttaaatataaataatatctaataaacgtccttcaaaatatccctttcagaaggaggtttaaccaattcattttcataatgtggttaagCAATGACTTTTGCGAGGTtaaaacttagctattgaagatatcggtatatcaatccttgcaactcgtttattactagtatgttactttgattcatttaggctcttaagtaaattttgaaactattggtcaaaatctatcataaactagtcaaaactctgattaattaagactttacattagtcatttttcttccaaaactttcttttggtctcctcgtgtagttatcttgagaaaatattcctttgattacttcacttggtctctttagtcatatagaactatttgagaccatagatctcatctattgggtatactatataaatagatataccttcattcaaatcattctctcttgcgtagatctcatttacacaagtacacaaacttatcttggtgtgagttgtgacctcatttttctcccactctatctttagaataaatacactatagattcaaagatagcatatgagacacaaataatgattttgaagtataaggagaactatctcataggttgactaatagttttagatttcgtaagtgtacttggtgattgacattcctttaagagagttcatagactaaaaatcactttgtaaatgatcatacacaagccttaagcatgtggacatataatgaatcccgtcattatatttgtctattagatcattttaagtgaataatcatatgtttctaagagcaagcatttaaatacgaattttagaacaaaggataaaatgataaaacgggtgacttgggttgcaaaccaagccaccattatccaaaatacaaccaattatccaaaatacctttccatgtcgaacacggaaacttaaaggttctaaaatccaaaacatgaataaaataagacaataaaaagcaaagctccatgaaagctattcctagcttcttgatggtttctcatgcttgcttttcttttcccttgtctttgcttggtggaggccctatttacaataaaaagggagatacattatcacaactttgtatcacaataccatagttgaattagaaacataaaagaaaggatagtcttttacctactggagtgatctttccagccttaatatcaccaaggtatttgaaaCAATTTAttttccaatgtccaataccattacaataatggcatttatcaagaggacccttcttgatttttgaagtgctagcatcattagccttagctttggtgaaagtgggagcttgtttcttacccttcctcccattcttcttgaacttccccttgctcttagtgcttatgttaagcacatcctttggtgggttcacatttaaccccatgtccctctcggcttgcacaagtaacttgtgcaattcttcaagagacacatccttgtcatgcatgttaaaattcacacggaattgaacatacgctttgactttggataaggagtgtagaatcctatctacaatgagttctttggggatttcaaccttttgaatcttcaaggtctcgactagctccataagtttgagcacatgagggctaaccttttggccctctttgaagtcgagatcaaagaatgccgtggccgcctcatattggacgatccgcggagtttgtgaaaatattgtcacaagcttggagtaaatctcatttgcggtgcccattttaaaggctctcctttggagatccgcctccatcgcaaatatcaacacgtttttcattgcggctgactccttatggtaagcctcatatgcttccctagtggcggcggtcgacctagtagtaggttcgggtggagaggcatcggtaaggtaacgaagcttgtcgtcaccttgggcggctaatttgagttgggcatcccaatcggagaaatttgacccattcttttcaagtttacatcgatccatgaaggatcggagccatgatgaattagcgagaggcgtggcgttaggggtttgtgttgccatttgttatgagaaaagaagtggtctacaaaacaaaatagaaggagtaaaacaaatgtcgttttaataataatactcgtgaaaactaatttaaacaagttttattgcatttatctagtgacctctacccaacttagataaatgattccaagacccaaattcatactaacttagggcacggtgtgccgaaataccctttgttaacataactcggtggattaaccttttaatcgattctacttttagaactcttggtcgataaaatttacattaatatttatctttagcccgaaacacatccagaaatcgtcgtgaatactttcgttgagtacaacccaaatttcgaataaatgtgtccataatccaaacccatatcaacttagggcacggtgtgccgaaatacccattattaatataaattcggtggatagacatttatcacccacttcccctacgtaacaaggtttgtaccccggtgtggccgagtgcactccctcacgaaataggttttcatggtttctactctttggtaaggctatgtctcaattgtttatttttagcgagaggtcgtgtcaatttattatctatcacattttaagtgaactaaagcggtgaactacgataattgttattgacacggtcgataaactcgataaaatgataatgcatattttagttatggcgatttagcgatgcatgtgacatataaatgaaatgcaaagcaaaaaaaatcctagtatggccttcctaaaatagaaaatctaattaactattacatattcggaaaccaactccattggtcccttgaacttcgattgtggcacgcatctcgaggtaacaccgtctttatgtatcgccatcttgaagaaatccgtctttgggaactccgaaataaataaaattacataacaaattacataatttcctgttgtacatttgtaactaaaataagataaatctattaaattacaaaacggtaatacgagatcacaataaattacaaccgaatcgatattcccatacatttcgggtaatacgtaccaattaaaaactaagcccatactaagtaaaaattacataattcaaaattacataaataaaattatgacaatcataaagaaaatgcagcattataatatgtatgaacatgcccaattttatgctaaatcgcctttaaatagccaatatcgtatattactcggtttttacggtttgcgtgatttcaacattttataatcacaaaaattacataaattcatatttatgcataagttaattaccctaatctcttaggactcaaaatttagtcttcactaattatttgaccataattaactcatatttctaaaatttgttcattaatggacttaaaattataataaaagttataaacttcaaataaatcacaaaatttcaaataaattcaaaatttcaaataaattcaaaatttgaaatttaaactcatgaatattctgaaaaaaaaaaacatgacactcataatgttcaaaaacataggttaaaattttcgaaatttatccggaaaaacaatgttgcagtttatcggttttaacaaaaataatcataaaaacatgagaaaaaactatattcatcaacttttcaattttagatctgaaaaagataataaaatgcaacatgtgatgtttttccttagtcatagagtatgttttattaatattttactaattaagtcactatttatgctatttttcttcaaaaaatcataaatcatgcataaagacttcaatatagcctattattttacacacatcttgtaaaattgcatgtgacaacataataaatttctatgaccagattcgaaatttatctcatattaacctatttttcatctaaatccgattttaataatgaaaaatccatttttcgagcataagaagtccaaaaattattgAAATTTACAgatcatctcaaaataatatatgtgataacatatccaaaaatcactggaaaattcgaagtttagctaattttagtccgaaaatgacattttattcctaaaatcatatttttaatgccattattatataatatgaacaataaaaatccataaattaaccaaaatatcctaaaaacattttaggaccagaaattttaacatgcataatgattttcgtgatatatcataataacacaaatttaacaagttttatatgttaatcgtataactcggaaaaacttttaaccgatttgcatgcaaacaaccaaggctcttgataccgattgaaggaaaagtagatctatatactcaacatactcatatatgtattaggttaatttaatcataaaattaattggtgatcttatgcatgcaaactataaacaatataaagaagaaatctttatcttacattggaatttcggtttataagggcacaagagagatctccttctctcttgttcttgtgctttcctcaatagatgaacaaagatccaagtataggatatctcccaaagtataatacccaaggcacactcttaataaaattaatattatctataCTAGAACAACATTAATTTTGtgataaaaattgacccaaaaatatttggtttttggactcttaaaaccggttaagaggagaagaagaataagaaaatattttatctctctaaaatattttggatgaatgaatattgaatgaatgaataacaaAATCATTTAGtatatattaggtaaaataaaaggaaaaaccaaagtggtttttcctctcaaaaaaccgggtggaagagggattagagggagccaatgcatgcaagagttggtcttcacaatgacaactaggtgtgcatggctagacaattagggtaatcattatgcttaccactcaaataataaacacaatattatcctaaatccacccttaatttcggtacactttaggtaatatggactccatattatctttgtcaaaatgtcaatttgtcttatgtctcatgtcatatgttaacataaatttgttatgtatttttaacatattaaaaatcaacgtattaataaaatacgtcatatacaaaatcgacttagtaattcataattacttgtaccaaaatattttacaaattataaatcacaataatttgtatttataataattcattcaatttcaattgtttctttaaacaataattccatctgagtaatgaaacaattcaattactcagaccgtatctcatttaatcaaatttcaatgagacacgtaaatattacttccaaaatcgtccgtcaattttaaatgatttaattgactcgtaacgttatacgatcaattaatttattaattaagagtgttgccctttaggtatgacctaggggatcaactgatcaccaccgtcgcacgacagtaatgtcaaactctagtcagccaatcattaccgatatgtgtggaccagttgacagtaaaatattacttcccaattttattctttataatgagacttaaacatatgatcgtcatgatcaacagttgtgatcgcattattgtcggaggacacatattccaacaggataGTCTGCTAATCACTCTCTCTATATGTCTAGAAGGATTTCTCAGATTTTCCCACTTGCGTACATTGGCGTTGTGT from Silene latifolia isolate original U9 population chromosome 3, ASM4854445v1, whole genome shotgun sequence harbors:
- the LOC141649039 gene encoding uncharacterized protein LOC141649039 — encoded protein: MKNNDFLCQALQRKDTDILNALHSLVITKEKLKDMRENGLDKLIEKVKAFCSEHDICMPDISAPYKKRMRSSEKDITNEHYYRFDILNVVIDFHVEEHDTRFMDSSKEILTLGASFDARHNFRAFKSEDVCKLAVKYYPLDFSSNDMRALDQECGFFVADIQKDP